Proteins encoded together in one Leishmania donovani BPK282A1 complete genome, chromosome 33 window:
- a CDS encoding aminopeptidase, putative: MGTYKRIRSQSAYEEASVSAFVDSCVDYASNVTFHAVEKGRALTSKTGQVQTVLVLGTDAQLKEMATAAACPHYDAAACAAAATAPESRAHVVKVTATVRLLIGKVPSVASRHNCASRPDQVSEIVKQAMAECPAADAEAGLDIYYLGSGHEVSVAVAIARSCRRSFTAKRGHAEQNYLNVGRPVRVVMPSGKTAQLAVIAQCVQLCQRLVDAPTNLLDTVTFTEIAVRWAAKLKAAGIDVSADVIAGEELRERGYGGLYGTGKAAEYPPHLVTLSYKPKAAMPPKDRIALVGKGIVYDTGGLAIKPRDGMCTMKHDMGGAAAVFCGLLCLAMLRAPIEVSSILCLADNAVGPRSQRNDDILRMKSGVTVEVNNTDAEGRLVLSDGVYHACKELSYTPSIIVDMATLTGAQGVATGQHHAAIYTNSEASENRFVAAGKACGDLCFPVVYCPEFHNAEFASAVADFRNSVKSRANAQVSCAGQFIGNNLSKDYEGEWVHVDLAAPATRDEATGFGVALIAQTFAAELL, encoded by the coding sequence ATGGGCACCTACAAGCGCATCCGCTCCCAGTCGGCGtacgaggaggcgagcgtGTCCGCCTTCGTAGACAGCTGCGTGGACTATGCGAGCAACGTGACGTTCCACGCGGTGGAGAAAGGCCGTGCGCTGACTTCAAAGACGGGGCAGGTGCAGACGGTGCTCGTGCTGGGCACGGATGCGCAGTTGAAGgagatggcgacggcggcggcgtgcccgCACTacgatgcggcggcgtgcgctgctgctgcgacggcgccggagTCGCGTGCGCACGTCGTGAAGGTGACGGCGACAGTACGGCTGCTGATCGGGAAGGTGCCGTCCGTCGCGTCGCGCCACAACTGCGCGTCGCGGCCGGACCAGGTGAGCGAAATCGTGAAGCAGGCGATGGCGGAGTGCCCCGCCGCGGACGCCGAGGCTGGGCTGGACATCTACTACCTGGGCAGTGGCCACGAGGTGAGCGTGGCCGTCGCGATTGCGCGGTCGTGCCGGCGGTCGTTCACTGCGAAGCGCGGGCACGCGGAGCAGAACTACCTGAACGTTGGCCGCCCGGTGCGCGTGGTGATGCCGTCCGGCaagacggcgcagctcgctgTGATTGCGCAGTGCGTGCAGCTGTGCCAGCGGCTGGTGGACGCGCCGACGAACCTGCTGGACACGGTGACGTTCACGGAGATCGCTGTGCGGTGGGCAGCGAAGCTGAAGGCCGCCGGCATCGATGTGTCCGCCGACGTGATCGCTGGAGAGGAGCTCCGCGAGCGTGGGTACGGCGGTCTTTACGGTACCGGGAAGGCCGCTGAGTACCCGCCGCACCTTGTGACGCTGTCGTACAAGCCGAAGGCTGCTATGCCACCCAAGGATCGAATTGCGCTTGTGGGCAAAGGCATCGTGTACGACACCGGCGGCCTTGCGATCAAGCCCCGCGACGGCATGTGCACGATGAAGCACGACAtgggcggtgcagcggccgTGTTCTGCGGCTTGTTGTGCCTGGCGATGCTGCGGGCGCCTATTGAGGTGTCGAGCATCTTGTGTCTCGCTGACAACGCCGTGGGCCCCCGGTCGCAGCGCAATGACGACATCCTGCGCATGAAGTCCGGCGTCACCGTGGAGGTCAACAACACAGACGCCGAAGGCCGCCTTGTGCTCTCGGACGGTGTCTACCATGCCTGCAAAGAGCTGAGCTACACGCCGAGCATCATTGTGGACATGGCTACGCTGACAGGCGCGCAAGGCGTTGCCACTGGCCAGCACCACGCTGCCATCTACACGAACTCAGAGGCCAGCGAGAACCGCTTCGTGGCCGCCGGCAAGGCGTGCGGCGACTTGTGTTTTCCAGTCGTGTACTGCCCTGAGTTTCACAACGCCGAGTTTGCCAGCGCTGTGGCCGATTTCAGGAATAGTGTAAAGAGCCGCGCCAATGCACAGGTGAGCTGCGCGGGGCAGTTTATTGGCAACAACCTGTCCAAGGACTACGAGGGCGAATGGGTGCATGTTGACCTGGCCGCGCCCGCGACCCGCGATGAGGCCACGGGGTTTGGTGTCGCCTTGATTGCGCAGACGTTTGCAGCGGAGCTGTTGTAG